A genomic region of Streptosporangium lutulentum contains the following coding sequences:
- a CDS encoding transposase family protein, giving the protein MLFYRAAVDLSRSTLNYVAGLIRRRRKAIGSTWRRLNPGQQALLTLVYLRKGDTFSELGAGFGVSTTTAWRYVEETVKLLSTRSPKLRQALRKASKDGLHYLVLDGTLIRTDRVKADRPYFSGKHRVHGMNVQVIASPDGTILWTSGALPGKTHDLSAARIWGILRQLERAGIITLADKAYQGAEGPVLTPYKGKNKPGSQKRANRSHARLRGPGERANAQLKSWRILRKLRCSPSKAGHLCKAIAVLQNHRLAQG; this is encoded by the coding sequence GTGCTGTTCTATCGCGCCGCCGTCGATTTGTCGCGTTCAACGCTGAACTACGTAGCCGGCCTGATCCGCAGACGTCGCAAGGCGATCGGGTCAACCTGGCGGCGGCTGAACCCCGGACAGCAGGCCCTGCTCACACTGGTCTACCTACGCAAGGGCGATACCTTCAGCGAGCTCGGAGCCGGGTTCGGAGTGTCGACCACGACCGCATGGCGCTACGTGGAGGAGACGGTAAAACTGCTGTCGACACGCTCCCCGAAGCTCCGGCAAGCGCTGCGCAAAGCGAGCAAGGACGGCCTGCACTACCTGGTGCTGGACGGCACCCTCATCCGCACCGACCGGGTCAAGGCCGACCGGCCGTACTTCTCCGGTAAGCACCGGGTACACGGGATGAACGTCCAGGTCATCGCCTCACCAGACGGGACGATCTTATGGACCTCCGGGGCGCTGCCGGGCAAGACCCATGATCTGAGCGCCGCCCGGATCTGGGGCATCCTGCGCCAGCTGGAACGGGCCGGGATCATCACGCTCGCAGACAAGGCCTACCAGGGAGCCGAAGGCCCGGTCCTCACTCCATACAAGGGCAAGAACAAGCCCGGATCGCAGAAGCGGGCCAATCGGTCACACGCCCGCCTGCGCGGTCCAGGCGAGCGCGCGAACGCCCAGCTCAAGAGCTGGCGCATCCTGCGAAAGCTCCGCTGCAGCCCCAGCAAGGCGGGACACCTGTGCAAGGCCATCGCTGTTCTTCAGAACCACCGGCTCGCCCAAGGATGA